A genomic region of Arachis hypogaea cultivar Tifrunner chromosome 5, arahy.Tifrunner.gnm2.J5K5, whole genome shotgun sequence contains the following coding sequences:
- the LOC112800876 gene encoding SNARE-interacting protein KEULE isoform X2, with amino-acid sequence MSMSDSDSSSSSSYAADHKSFKQITRERLLHEMLRSAKTGDSKSTWKVLIMDKLTVKIMSHSCKMADITDEGVSLVEDIYKRRQPLPTMDAIYFIQPTKENVIMFLSDMSGKTPLYRKAFVFFSSTIPRELVMEIKKDTRVLPRLGALKEMNLEYFPIDSQGFMTNNERALEELFGDEENNRKGVACLNVMALRLATVFASLREFPFVRFRAAKTLDPMTMTTFRDLIPTKVAAGVWDCLMKYKKTIPNFPQTETCELLILDRSLDQIAPVIHEWTYDAMCHDLLNMEGNKYVHEVPGKDGVPPERKEVLLEDHDPVWLELRHAHIADASEKLHEKMTNFISRNKAAQIQHGSRDSKEMSTRDLQKMVQALPQYSEQIDKLSLHVEIAGKINSIIRETGLRELGQLEQDIVFGDAGMKDVIKFFTTKEDATRENKLRLIMILAAVYPEKFEGEKGRNLMRVARLTDDDITAVNNLRMLGGQPDTKKSLTAAFGGLKFDIHKKKCAARKDRAGEDETWQLSRFYPIIEELIEKLAKNDLSKEDYPCLNDPSPTFHGSPFAGAANPVPPPQSMRSRRTPTWARPRGSDDGYSSDSVLRHASSDFKKMGRRIFVFIVGGATRSELRACHKLTGKLKREIILGSSSLDDPAQFITKLKMMTTHELSLDDIQI; translated from the exons ATGTCTATGTCCGattctgattcctcttcttcttcttcttacgcTGCCGACCACAAAAGTTTCAAGCAAATTACCCGCGAAC GATTATTACATGAAATGCTAAGGTCAGCAAAAACAGGTGATTCGAAATCGACTTGGAAG GTACTTATAATGGACAAACTTACTGTAAAGATAATGTCTCACTCATGCAAGATGGCCGATATCACCGATGAAGGCGTCTCAT TGGTTGAAGACATATACAAGAGAAGGCAGCCCTTGCCCACAATGGATGCTATATATTTCATCCAGCCAACAAAAGAGAA TGTAATTATGTTTTTGTCAGACATGTCTGGAAAGACACCCTTATACAGGAA GGCATTTGTTTTCTTCAGCTCAACCATTCCTCGAGAATTAGTTATGGAGATTAAGAAAGATACAAGGGTGTTGCCCCGATTAGGTGCACTGAAAGAG ATGAATTTGGAGTATTTTCCCATAGACAGCCAG GGATTCATGACGAACAATGAGAGAGCTCTGGAGGAGCTATTTGGGGATGAAGAGAATAATCGCAAAGGTGTTGCATGTTTGAATGTGATGGCTCTGCGGCTTGCTACAGTGTTTGCTTCGTTAAGA GAATTTCCTTTTGTTCGCTTCCGTGCTGCCAAGACACTAGATCCAATGACAATGACTACTTTCCGTGATCTTATTCCCACAAAAGTTGCTGCTGGAGTGTGGGACTGCcttatgaaatataaaaaaactatACCCAATTTTCCTCAGACAGAGACTTGCGAGTTGCTCATTCTTGACAGATCTCTTGATCAG ATTGCCCCTGTGATACATGAATGGACATATGATGCCATGTGTCATGATTTGCTGAATATGGAAGGAAATAAATATGTTCATGAA GTTCCTGGCAAAGATGGGGTACCACCTGAGAGAAAAGAGGTTCTTTTGGAGGATCATGATCCTGTATGGCTTGAGCTTCGCCATGCACATATTGCAGAT GCAAGTGAAAAGTTACACGAGAAAATGACCAACTTCATTTCAAGAAACAAAGCAGCACAAATCCAACATGGATCAAG AGATAGTAAAGAAATGTCAACAAGGGACTTGCAAAAGATGGTCCAAGCACTACCACAATACAGTGAACAAATTGACAAACTCTCTCTCCATGTAGAG ATTGCAGGAAAAATTAATAGCATCATTAGGGAGACAGGACTGCGGGAACTTGGGCAGCTGGAGCAAGATATTGTTTTCGGAGATGCAGGAATGAAAGATGTCATCAAATTTTTTACTACTAAAGAA GACGCTACTCGTGAAAATAAATTGCGCTTGATAATGATTCTTGCAGCTGTTTATCCCGAGAAATTCGAGGGAGAAAAGGGTAGAAATTTGATGAGG GTAGCACGGTTGACAGATGACGATATAACTGCTGTGAATAATTTGAGAATGCTTGGGGGACAGCCAGATACCAAGAAAAGTTTGACTGCTGCTTTCGGTGGTCTTAAATTTGATATCCATAAG AAGAAGTGTGCTGCAAGGAAAGACCGTGCTGGTGAAGACGAGACATGGCAACTATCTCGCTTTTATCCCATAATAGAG gaacttattgaaaaacttgcGAAGAATGATTTGTCAAAGGAAGATTATCCATGTCTGAATGATCCAAGTCCAACATTCCATGGTTCACCATTTGCTGGGGCTGCAAACCCAGTTCCTCCACCTCAGTCAATGAGATCAAGACGAACACCAACTTGGGCTCGACCACGTGGCTCCGATGATGGATATTCAAG TGATTCGGTGCTAAGACATGCATCTAGTGATTTCAAGAAGATGGGGCGACGAATTTTTGTATTCATTGTTGGTGGAGCTACCAGATCggag CTTAGGGCTTGTCATAAACTTACTGGAAAGCTGAAGAGGGAAATTATTCTAGGTTCATCAAGTCTTGATGATCCTGCCCAATTTATTACG AAACTGAAGATGATGACCACACATGAACTCTCACTGGATGATATCCAGATATGA
- the LOC112800876 gene encoding SNARE-interacting protein KEULE isoform X1, whose amino-acid sequence MSMSDSDSSSSSSYAADHKSFKQITRERLLHEMLRSAKTGDSKSTWKVLIMDKLTVKIMSHSCKMADITDEGVSLVEDIYKRRQPLPTMDAIYFIQPTKENVIMFLSDMSGKTPLYRKAFVFFSSTIPRELVMEIKKDTRVLPRLGALKEMNLEYFPIDSQGFMTNNERALEELFGDEENNRKGVACLNVMALRLATVFASLREFPFVRFRAAKTLDPMTMTTFRDLIPTKVAAGVWDCLMKYKKTIPNFPQTETCELLILDRSLDQIAPVIHEWTYDAMCHDLLNMEGNKYVHEVPGKDGVPPERKEVLLEDHDPVWLELRHAHIADASEKLHEKMTNFISRNKAAQIQHGSRDSKEMSTRDLQKMVQALPQYSEQIDKLSLHVEIAGKINSIIRETGLRELGQLEQDIVFGDAGMKDVIKFFTTKERYCFMQDATRENKLRLIMILAAVYPEKFEGEKGRNLMRVARLTDDDITAVNNLRMLGGQPDTKKSLTAAFGGLKFDIHKKKCAARKDRAGEDETWQLSRFYPIIEELIEKLAKNDLSKEDYPCLNDPSPTFHGSPFAGAANPVPPPQSMRSRRTPTWARPRGSDDGYSSDSVLRHASSDFKKMGRRIFVFIVGGATRSELRACHKLTGKLKREIILGSSSLDDPAQFITKLKMMTTHELSLDDIQI is encoded by the exons ATGTCTATGTCCGattctgattcctcttcttcttcttcttacgcTGCCGACCACAAAAGTTTCAAGCAAATTACCCGCGAAC GATTATTACATGAAATGCTAAGGTCAGCAAAAACAGGTGATTCGAAATCGACTTGGAAG GTACTTATAATGGACAAACTTACTGTAAAGATAATGTCTCACTCATGCAAGATGGCCGATATCACCGATGAAGGCGTCTCAT TGGTTGAAGACATATACAAGAGAAGGCAGCCCTTGCCCACAATGGATGCTATATATTTCATCCAGCCAACAAAAGAGAA TGTAATTATGTTTTTGTCAGACATGTCTGGAAAGACACCCTTATACAGGAA GGCATTTGTTTTCTTCAGCTCAACCATTCCTCGAGAATTAGTTATGGAGATTAAGAAAGATACAAGGGTGTTGCCCCGATTAGGTGCACTGAAAGAG ATGAATTTGGAGTATTTTCCCATAGACAGCCAG GGATTCATGACGAACAATGAGAGAGCTCTGGAGGAGCTATTTGGGGATGAAGAGAATAATCGCAAAGGTGTTGCATGTTTGAATGTGATGGCTCTGCGGCTTGCTACAGTGTTTGCTTCGTTAAGA GAATTTCCTTTTGTTCGCTTCCGTGCTGCCAAGACACTAGATCCAATGACAATGACTACTTTCCGTGATCTTATTCCCACAAAAGTTGCTGCTGGAGTGTGGGACTGCcttatgaaatataaaaaaactatACCCAATTTTCCTCAGACAGAGACTTGCGAGTTGCTCATTCTTGACAGATCTCTTGATCAG ATTGCCCCTGTGATACATGAATGGACATATGATGCCATGTGTCATGATTTGCTGAATATGGAAGGAAATAAATATGTTCATGAA GTTCCTGGCAAAGATGGGGTACCACCTGAGAGAAAAGAGGTTCTTTTGGAGGATCATGATCCTGTATGGCTTGAGCTTCGCCATGCACATATTGCAGAT GCAAGTGAAAAGTTACACGAGAAAATGACCAACTTCATTTCAAGAAACAAAGCAGCACAAATCCAACATGGATCAAG AGATAGTAAAGAAATGTCAACAAGGGACTTGCAAAAGATGGTCCAAGCACTACCACAATACAGTGAACAAATTGACAAACTCTCTCTCCATGTAGAG ATTGCAGGAAAAATTAATAGCATCATTAGGGAGACAGGACTGCGGGAACTTGGGCAGCTGGAGCAAGATATTGTTTTCGGAGATGCAGGAATGAAAGATGTCATCAAATTTTTTACTACTAAAGAA AGATATTGTTTTATGCAGGACGCTACTCGTGAAAATAAATTGCGCTTGATAATGATTCTTGCAGCTGTTTATCCCGAGAAATTCGAGGGAGAAAAGGGTAGAAATTTGATGAGG GTAGCACGGTTGACAGATGACGATATAACTGCTGTGAATAATTTGAGAATGCTTGGGGGACAGCCAGATACCAAGAAAAGTTTGACTGCTGCTTTCGGTGGTCTTAAATTTGATATCCATAAG AAGAAGTGTGCTGCAAGGAAAGACCGTGCTGGTGAAGACGAGACATGGCAACTATCTCGCTTTTATCCCATAATAGAG gaacttattgaaaaacttgcGAAGAATGATTTGTCAAAGGAAGATTATCCATGTCTGAATGATCCAAGTCCAACATTCCATGGTTCACCATTTGCTGGGGCTGCAAACCCAGTTCCTCCACCTCAGTCAATGAGATCAAGACGAACACCAACTTGGGCTCGACCACGTGGCTCCGATGATGGATATTCAAG TGATTCGGTGCTAAGACATGCATCTAGTGATTTCAAGAAGATGGGGCGACGAATTTTTGTATTCATTGTTGGTGGAGCTACCAGATCggag CTTAGGGCTTGTCATAAACTTACTGGAAAGCTGAAGAGGGAAATTATTCTAGGTTCATCAAGTCTTGATGATCCTGCCCAATTTATTACG AAACTGAAGATGATGACCACACATGAACTCTCACTGGATGATATCCAGATATGA
- the LOC112800876 gene encoding SNARE-interacting protein KEULE isoform X4, whose protein sequence is MDKLTVKIMSHSCKMADITDEGVSLVEDIYKRRQPLPTMDAIYFIQPTKENVIMFLSDMSGKTPLYRKAFVFFSSTIPRELVMEIKKDTRVLPRLGALKEMNLEYFPIDSQGFMTNNERALEELFGDEENNRKGVACLNVMALRLATVFASLREFPFVRFRAAKTLDPMTMTTFRDLIPTKVAAGVWDCLMKYKKTIPNFPQTETCELLILDRSLDQIAPVIHEWTYDAMCHDLLNMEGNKYVHEVPGKDGVPPERKEVLLEDHDPVWLELRHAHIADASEKLHEKMTNFISRNKAAQIQHGSRDSKEMSTRDLQKMVQALPQYSEQIDKLSLHVEIAGKINSIIRETGLRELGQLEQDIVFGDAGMKDVIKFFTTKEDATRENKLRLIMILAAVYPEKFEGEKGRNLMRVARLTDDDITAVNNLRMLGGQPDTKKSLTAAFGGLKFDIHKKKCAARKDRAGEDETWQLSRFYPIIEELIEKLAKNDLSKEDYPCLNDPSPTFHGSPFAGAANPVPPPQSMRSRRTPTWARPRGSDDGYSSDSVLRHASSDFKKMGRRIFVFIVGGATRSELRACHKLTGKLKREIILGSSSLDDPAQFITKLKMMTTHELSLDDIQI, encoded by the exons ATGGACAAACTTACTGTAAAGATAATGTCTCACTCATGCAAGATGGCCGATATCACCGATGAAGGCGTCTCAT TGGTTGAAGACATATACAAGAGAAGGCAGCCCTTGCCCACAATGGATGCTATATATTTCATCCAGCCAACAAAAGAGAA TGTAATTATGTTTTTGTCAGACATGTCTGGAAAGACACCCTTATACAGGAA GGCATTTGTTTTCTTCAGCTCAACCATTCCTCGAGAATTAGTTATGGAGATTAAGAAAGATACAAGGGTGTTGCCCCGATTAGGTGCACTGAAAGAG ATGAATTTGGAGTATTTTCCCATAGACAGCCAG GGATTCATGACGAACAATGAGAGAGCTCTGGAGGAGCTATTTGGGGATGAAGAGAATAATCGCAAAGGTGTTGCATGTTTGAATGTGATGGCTCTGCGGCTTGCTACAGTGTTTGCTTCGTTAAGA GAATTTCCTTTTGTTCGCTTCCGTGCTGCCAAGACACTAGATCCAATGACAATGACTACTTTCCGTGATCTTATTCCCACAAAAGTTGCTGCTGGAGTGTGGGACTGCcttatgaaatataaaaaaactatACCCAATTTTCCTCAGACAGAGACTTGCGAGTTGCTCATTCTTGACAGATCTCTTGATCAG ATTGCCCCTGTGATACATGAATGGACATATGATGCCATGTGTCATGATTTGCTGAATATGGAAGGAAATAAATATGTTCATGAA GTTCCTGGCAAAGATGGGGTACCACCTGAGAGAAAAGAGGTTCTTTTGGAGGATCATGATCCTGTATGGCTTGAGCTTCGCCATGCACATATTGCAGAT GCAAGTGAAAAGTTACACGAGAAAATGACCAACTTCATTTCAAGAAACAAAGCAGCACAAATCCAACATGGATCAAG AGATAGTAAAGAAATGTCAACAAGGGACTTGCAAAAGATGGTCCAAGCACTACCACAATACAGTGAACAAATTGACAAACTCTCTCTCCATGTAGAG ATTGCAGGAAAAATTAATAGCATCATTAGGGAGACAGGACTGCGGGAACTTGGGCAGCTGGAGCAAGATATTGTTTTCGGAGATGCAGGAATGAAAGATGTCATCAAATTTTTTACTACTAAAGAA GACGCTACTCGTGAAAATAAATTGCGCTTGATAATGATTCTTGCAGCTGTTTATCCCGAGAAATTCGAGGGAGAAAAGGGTAGAAATTTGATGAGG GTAGCACGGTTGACAGATGACGATATAACTGCTGTGAATAATTTGAGAATGCTTGGGGGACAGCCAGATACCAAGAAAAGTTTGACTGCTGCTTTCGGTGGTCTTAAATTTGATATCCATAAG AAGAAGTGTGCTGCAAGGAAAGACCGTGCTGGTGAAGACGAGACATGGCAACTATCTCGCTTTTATCCCATAATAGAG gaacttattgaaaaacttgcGAAGAATGATTTGTCAAAGGAAGATTATCCATGTCTGAATGATCCAAGTCCAACATTCCATGGTTCACCATTTGCTGGGGCTGCAAACCCAGTTCCTCCACCTCAGTCAATGAGATCAAGACGAACACCAACTTGGGCTCGACCACGTGGCTCCGATGATGGATATTCAAG TGATTCGGTGCTAAGACATGCATCTAGTGATTTCAAGAAGATGGGGCGACGAATTTTTGTATTCATTGTTGGTGGAGCTACCAGATCggag CTTAGGGCTTGTCATAAACTTACTGGAAAGCTGAAGAGGGAAATTATTCTAGGTTCATCAAGTCTTGATGATCCTGCCCAATTTATTACG AAACTGAAGATGATGACCACACATGAACTCTCACTGGATGATATCCAGATATGA
- the LOC112800876 gene encoding SNARE-interacting protein KEULE isoform X3, with protein sequence MDKLTVKIMSHSCKMADITDEGVSLVEDIYKRRQPLPTMDAIYFIQPTKENVIMFLSDMSGKTPLYRKAFVFFSSTIPRELVMEIKKDTRVLPRLGALKEMNLEYFPIDSQGFMTNNERALEELFGDEENNRKGVACLNVMALRLATVFASLREFPFVRFRAAKTLDPMTMTTFRDLIPTKVAAGVWDCLMKYKKTIPNFPQTETCELLILDRSLDQIAPVIHEWTYDAMCHDLLNMEGNKYVHEVPGKDGVPPERKEVLLEDHDPVWLELRHAHIADASEKLHEKMTNFISRNKAAQIQHGSRDSKEMSTRDLQKMVQALPQYSEQIDKLSLHVEIAGKINSIIRETGLRELGQLEQDIVFGDAGMKDVIKFFTTKERYCFMQDATRENKLRLIMILAAVYPEKFEGEKGRNLMRVARLTDDDITAVNNLRMLGGQPDTKKSLTAAFGGLKFDIHKKKCAARKDRAGEDETWQLSRFYPIIEELIEKLAKNDLSKEDYPCLNDPSPTFHGSPFAGAANPVPPPQSMRSRRTPTWARPRGSDDGYSSDSVLRHASSDFKKMGRRIFVFIVGGATRSELRACHKLTGKLKREIILGSSSLDDPAQFITKLKMMTTHELSLDDIQI encoded by the exons ATGGACAAACTTACTGTAAAGATAATGTCTCACTCATGCAAGATGGCCGATATCACCGATGAAGGCGTCTCAT TGGTTGAAGACATATACAAGAGAAGGCAGCCCTTGCCCACAATGGATGCTATATATTTCATCCAGCCAACAAAAGAGAA TGTAATTATGTTTTTGTCAGACATGTCTGGAAAGACACCCTTATACAGGAA GGCATTTGTTTTCTTCAGCTCAACCATTCCTCGAGAATTAGTTATGGAGATTAAGAAAGATACAAGGGTGTTGCCCCGATTAGGTGCACTGAAAGAG ATGAATTTGGAGTATTTTCCCATAGACAGCCAG GGATTCATGACGAACAATGAGAGAGCTCTGGAGGAGCTATTTGGGGATGAAGAGAATAATCGCAAAGGTGTTGCATGTTTGAATGTGATGGCTCTGCGGCTTGCTACAGTGTTTGCTTCGTTAAGA GAATTTCCTTTTGTTCGCTTCCGTGCTGCCAAGACACTAGATCCAATGACAATGACTACTTTCCGTGATCTTATTCCCACAAAAGTTGCTGCTGGAGTGTGGGACTGCcttatgaaatataaaaaaactatACCCAATTTTCCTCAGACAGAGACTTGCGAGTTGCTCATTCTTGACAGATCTCTTGATCAG ATTGCCCCTGTGATACATGAATGGACATATGATGCCATGTGTCATGATTTGCTGAATATGGAAGGAAATAAATATGTTCATGAA GTTCCTGGCAAAGATGGGGTACCACCTGAGAGAAAAGAGGTTCTTTTGGAGGATCATGATCCTGTATGGCTTGAGCTTCGCCATGCACATATTGCAGAT GCAAGTGAAAAGTTACACGAGAAAATGACCAACTTCATTTCAAGAAACAAAGCAGCACAAATCCAACATGGATCAAG AGATAGTAAAGAAATGTCAACAAGGGACTTGCAAAAGATGGTCCAAGCACTACCACAATACAGTGAACAAATTGACAAACTCTCTCTCCATGTAGAG ATTGCAGGAAAAATTAATAGCATCATTAGGGAGACAGGACTGCGGGAACTTGGGCAGCTGGAGCAAGATATTGTTTTCGGAGATGCAGGAATGAAAGATGTCATCAAATTTTTTACTACTAAAGAA AGATATTGTTTTATGCAGGACGCTACTCGTGAAAATAAATTGCGCTTGATAATGATTCTTGCAGCTGTTTATCCCGAGAAATTCGAGGGAGAAAAGGGTAGAAATTTGATGAGG GTAGCACGGTTGACAGATGACGATATAACTGCTGTGAATAATTTGAGAATGCTTGGGGGACAGCCAGATACCAAGAAAAGTTTGACTGCTGCTTTCGGTGGTCTTAAATTTGATATCCATAAG AAGAAGTGTGCTGCAAGGAAAGACCGTGCTGGTGAAGACGAGACATGGCAACTATCTCGCTTTTATCCCATAATAGAG gaacttattgaaaaacttgcGAAGAATGATTTGTCAAAGGAAGATTATCCATGTCTGAATGATCCAAGTCCAACATTCCATGGTTCACCATTTGCTGGGGCTGCAAACCCAGTTCCTCCACCTCAGTCAATGAGATCAAGACGAACACCAACTTGGGCTCGACCACGTGGCTCCGATGATGGATATTCAAG TGATTCGGTGCTAAGACATGCATCTAGTGATTTCAAGAAGATGGGGCGACGAATTTTTGTATTCATTGTTGGTGGAGCTACCAGATCggag CTTAGGGCTTGTCATAAACTTACTGGAAAGCTGAAGAGGGAAATTATTCTAGGTTCATCAAGTCTTGATGATCCTGCCCAATTTATTACG AAACTGAAGATGATGACCACACATGAACTCTCACTGGATGATATCCAGATATGA
- the LOC112800877 gene encoding uncharacterized protein, whose product MKLVWSPERASNAYIDTVKSCKLYRQSGVAEMVSAMAAGWNAQVIVETWSQGGLIATSVGLAIARRHTGGRHVCIVPDERSRSEYAASMGEAGMLPEIMVGEPEEVMAELTGIDFLVVDSRRKDFPRVLRLAKLSNNGAVLLCKNTGFSLSSVKWWNLLGGHGSSRGVVRSVFLPVGKGLDMAHVSSSATTGGTSVNSQSSVRGNNGKRWIKHVDQRSGDVHYIRT is encoded by the exons ATGAAACTAGTTTGGTCCCCAGAGAGAGCATCTAACGCATACATCGACACTGTTAAATCA TGCAAGCTTTACCGTCAATCAGGAGTGGCGGAAATGGTTTCCGCCATGGCTGCAGGGTGGAACGCGCAGGTCATCGTGGAGACATGGTCGCAGGGAGGCCTCATCGCTACTAGCGTTGGTTTAGCCATAGCTAGGCGCCACACCGGAGGAAGACACGTCTGCATAGTCCCCGACGAGAGGTCCAGATCAGAGTACGCCGCCAGCATGGGAGAGGCGGGGATGTTACCGGAGATCATGGTGGGTGAACCGGAGGAGGTGATGGCTGAGTTGACCGGGATAGATTTTTTGGTCGTGGATTCACGGCGAAAGGATTTCCCGAGAGTTCTGAGGCTGGCGAAACTGAGCAACAATGGTGCTGTGCTCTTGTGCAAGAACACgggtttttctctctcttccgtCAAATGGTGGAACCTTCTGGGAGGACATGGTTCAAGCCGTGGTGTTGTTCGTTCGGTGTTTCTTCCGGTGGGGAAGGGGCTTGACATGGCGCATGTCTCCTCCTCCGCCACCACCGGGGGTACTTCGGTCAATTCACAATCATCAGTCAGGGGTAATAATGGTAAGAGATGGATTAAGCATGTTGATCAACGCTCAGGGGACGTCCACTACATTCGAACTTGA